From a single Drosophila sulfurigaster albostrigata strain 15112-1811.04 chromosome 3, ASM2355843v2, whole genome shotgun sequence genomic region:
- the LOC133841710 gene encoding inositol-3-phosphate synthase, whose amino-acid sequence MKPTKNSTLEVISPKVHVDDEYIETDYDYQTSHVKRSAGGQIQVHPQTTSLKIRTGRHVPKLGVMLVGWGGNNGSTLTAALEANRRQLQWRTKGGVQQANWFGSITQASTVFIGSDEAGSDVYVPMKELLPMVEPNDIAIDGWDISGYHLGDAMRRAEVLDVGLQEQLYEQLSALKPRPSIYDPDFIAANQSERADNLIKGTKLEQYEQVRRDIRDFKQRSGVETVIVLWTANTERFCDVKAGLNATSKELLASLQANKPEVSPSTIFAMASIAEGCTYINGSPQNTFVPGLIELAEEKQVFIAGDDFKSGQTKIKSVLVDFLVGAGIKPVSIVSYNHLGNNDGKNLSAPQQFRSKEISKSNVVDDMVASNNLLYAPNEHPDHVVVIKYVPYVRDSKRAMDEYTSEIMMGGHNTLVIHNTCEDSLLATPLILDLVVLAELSSRIQLRSAEREAAPWVPFKPVLSLLSYLCKAPLVPRGSQVVNSLFRQRAAIENILRGCIGLPPISHLTLEQRFDFSTITNEPPQKKAKLLGQNCAVESSSKLQANGHTNGTAKLAANGNGH is encoded by the exons GTGCACCCGCAGACGACGTCGCTGAAGATACGCACTGGTCGCCATGTGCCCAAGCTGGGCGTCATGCTCGTCGGCTGGGGTGGCAACAATGGCTCCACTCTGACCGCTGCCCTCGAGGCCAATCGTCGCCAGCTGCAGTGGCGCACCAAGGGAGGAGTGCAGCAAGCCAATTGGTTTGGTTCCATCACTCAGGCGTCGACTGTGTTCATTGGGTCCGATGAAGCAGGCAGCGATGTGTATGTGCCAATGAAGGAGCTGCTACCCATGGTGGAACCGAATGACATTGCTATCGATGGCTGGGACATCAGTGGCTATCATTTGGGCGATGCCATGCGACGTGCCGAGGTGCTGGATGTGGGACTCCAGGAGCAGCTCTATGAGCAGTTGTCGGCACTGAAGCCACGTCCTTCCATCTACGATCCGGACTTTATTGCCGCCAATCAGTCGGAGCGTGCCGATAATCTGATCAAGGGCACCAAGCTGGAGCAGTACGAGCAAGTGCGTCGCGATATTCGTGACTTTAAGCAGCGCAGCGGCGTCGAGACTGTCATTGTGCTGTGGACTGCGAATACGGAACGCTTCTGCGATGTGAAGGCGGGTCTGAATGCCACCAGCAAGGAGCTGCTGGCCTCGCTGCAGGCCAACAAACCGGAGGTGTCGCCTTCGACCATCTTTGCCATGGCCAGCATTGCTGAAGGC TGTACTTATATTAATGGCTCGCCGCAAAACACTTTTGTGCCTGGCCTGATTGAGTTGGCGGAGGAGAAGCAGGTTTTCATTGCTGGCGATGACTTCAAGTCGGGTCAGACCAAGATCAAATCGGTGCTGGTTGATTTCCTGGTGGGCGCCGGCATTAAGCCTGTGTCCATTGTTAGCTACAATCATTTGGGCAACAACGATGGCAAGAATCTCTCGGCACCGCAGCAATTCCGCTCCAAGGAGATCTCGAAGAGCAATGTCGTCGACGACATGGTCGCATCCAACAATCTGCTGTATGCACCCAACGAGCATCCCGACCACGTGGTCGTCATCAAGTATGTGCCCTATGTGCGCGACAGCAAGCGTGCCATGGATGAATACACCTCCGAGATCATGATGGGTGGCCACAACACCTTGGTCATCCATAACACGTGCGAGGATTCCCTCCTGGCCACACCGCTCATCCTCGATCTGGTCGTACTCGCCGAGCTGAGCTCGCGCATCCAGCTGCGCAGTGCCGAGCGTGAGGCAGCTCCATGGGTGCCCTTCAAACCGGTGCTCTCATTGCTCAGCTATCTGTGCAAGGCGCCGTTGGTGCCACGTGGCTCCCAGGTGGTCAACTCGCTGTTCCGTCAGCGAGCTGCCATTGAGAACATCTTGCGTGGCTGTATCGGCCTGCCGCCCATCTCCCATCTGACCTTGGAGCAGCGG TTTGATTTCTCCACCATTACGAATGAGCCGCCACAGAAGAAGGCTAAGCTGCTCGGTCAGAACTGTGCCGTGGAGTCCAGCTCGAAGCTGCAGGCCAATGGACACACCAATGGCACCGCCAAGCTGGCCGCCAATGGGAATGGACATTGA